One window of the Candidatus Phycorickettsia trachydisci genome contains the following:
- the ybeY gene encoding rRNA maturation RNase YbeY, translated as MDTKISLFIQNKQWESYPDLNASFINKIFQLIIDSFLSLKSFKLIEASVFLSNNSYIRYLNNRYLHKNKPTNVLAFPKIELDYKDLHLPNLKIQTDSLNLGEVILSYNTCFIESKKLSVSIIKHCSHLLIHGFLHLLGFDHIKSDDAKIMEEMERIILSQIK; from the coding sequence ATGGATACAAAAATCAGTCTTTTTATACAAAATAAACAATGGGAATCCTACCCAGACCTTAATGCTAGCTTTATCAACAAGATCTTTCAGTTAATAATAGATAGTTTTTTAAGCTTAAAATCATTTAAACTAATAGAAGCCTCGGTTTTTCTATCAAACAATAGCTACATTAGGTATTTAAACAATAGATATTTGCATAAAAATAAACCAACAAATGTCCTAGCATTTCCAAAGATAGAATTGGACTATAAAGACTTACATCTACCTAATTTAAAAATACAAACTGATAGCCTCAATTTAGGTGAAGTGATACTTAGCTATAATACTTGTTTTATAGAATCTAAAAAATTATCCGTTTCTATAATTAAACACTGTTCACATCTTTTAATACATGGTTTTTTACATCTACTAGGTTTTGATCATATCAAATCTGATGATGCAAAAATTATGGAAGAGATGGAGCGTATAATTCTCTCGCAGATAAAATAA
- a CDS encoding copper chaperone PCu(A)C — translation MKKLLLVSLFTTSLIASGALAAKNNQSIETKYTNSKTILSSDSAKILIAQGSARGKGQGGQPGVPGGRGGAQGGQGGAPGMGQGGQGGQGGAPGMGQGGQGGQGGAPGMGQGGQGGQGGAPGMGQGGQGGQGGASGMGQGGQGGQGGASGMGQGGQGGQGGAPGMGQGGQGGQGGAPGMGQGGQGGQGGASGMGQGGQGEQGGASGMGQGGQGGQGGAPGMGQGRQSGQGGAPGIGQGAPNKALDSTISVPSRNLPQLPSRDQAADNTSSTSTPSSSSSSTTPDATSNATVTNTPAPAASGAPALANTPAPTNTTTSGSAPATTVTTTPPAAPTLTGPAPVSTVPSTPAAATPASTPASTDTTAATPTSAPASTDATAATPASTPASTDTTAATPASTPASTDATVATPASTPAPADATTTTATTKDSNSSGSLTIQPATVKFKGKNAAIYLTLTNGTSLPITLTDISTTGPEGKGCKAVLHKKTVDDEGTTGMDEVGQLTINPGGTLDFAQEGLHIMITRCAKTPKTGSTLNLTLTFDSGATQNVPVDVVSKMSK, via the coding sequence ATGAAAAAACTTCTTTTAGTATCTCTGTTTACAACATCTTTAATTGCTTCAGGAGCACTGGCAGCAAAAAATAATCAATCAATCGAAACAAAATATACTAATTCTAAAACAATTCTATCCAGTGATAGTGCTAAAATTTTAATTGCCCAAGGCAGCGCAAGGGGTAAAGGCCAAGGTGGTCAACCAGGCGTTCCAGGAGGTCGAGGAGGAGCTCAAGGCGGACAAGGAGGCGCTCCAGGCATGGGTCAAGGCGGTCAAGGCGGACAAGGAGGCGCTCCAGGCATGGGTCAAGGCGGTCAAGGCGGACAAGGAGGCGCTCCAGGCATGGGTCAAGGCGGTCAAGGCGGACAAGGAGGCGCTCCAGGCATGGGTCAAGGTGGCCAAGGCGGACAAGGAGGTGCTTCAGGCATGGGTCAAGGTGGCCAAGGCGGACAAGGAGGTGCTTCAGGCATGGGTCAAGGTGGTCAAGGCGGACAAGGAGGCGCTCCGGGCATGGGTCAAGGTGGCCAAGGCGGACAAGGAGGCGCTCCAGGCATGGGTCAAGGTGGCCAAGGCGGACAAGGAGGTGCTTCAGGCATGGGTCAAGGTGGCCAAGGCGAACAAGGAGGTGCTTCAGGCATGGGTCAAGGTGGCCAAGGCGGACAAGGAGGCGCTCCGGGCATGGGCCAAGGCCGCCAAAGCGGACAAGGAGGCGCTCCGGGCATAGGTCAAGGAGCTCCTAATAAAGCTTTAGATTCAACAATTTCTGTACCAAGCCGAAATTTGCCACAATTACCCTCTAGAGATCAAGCAGCAGATAACACATCAAGTACATCAACCCCAAGTTCTTCAAGCTCTAGTACAACACCAGATGCAACATCTAATGCTACAGTAACAAACACACCAGCTCCAGCAGCTTCAGGTGCGCCAGCTCTAGCTAACACACCTGCACCAACCAATACAACCACGTCTGGATCAGCCCCAGCTACTACCGTTACCACTACACCACCAGCTGCTCCTACTCTTACTGGACCAGCACCGGTATCAACAGTACCTAGTACTCCCGCAGCCGCAACACCAGCTAGCACTCCTGCATCAACAGATACTACGGCAGCAACACCGACTAGCGCTCCTGCATCAACAGACGCTACAGCCGCAACACCAGCTAGCACTCCTGCATCAACAGATACTACAGCAGCAACACCAGCTAGCACTCCCGCATCAACAGACGCTACAGTGGCAACACCGGCTAGCACTCCTGCACCCGCAGATGCTACAACAACCACGGCAACTACAAAAGATTCTAACAGCTCAGGAAGCTTAACAATCCAACCAGCTACTGTAAAATTTAAAGGTAAAAACGCAGCTATTTATCTTACTTTAACAAATGGCACCTCATTACCTATCACCTTAACTGATATTTCAACAACAGGGCCTGAAGGTAAGGGATGTAAAGCAGTCTTACACAAAAAAACTGTAGATGACGAAGGAACAACCGGTATGGATGAAGTAGGACAACTAACAATTAATCCAGGTGGAACATTAGATTTTGCTCAAGAAGGTTTGCACATAATGATAACACGATGCGCTAAAACTCCAAAAACCGGCTCAACATTAAATCTCACATTAACTTTTGATTCAGGTGCCACTCAAAATGTACCAGTAGATGTTGTAAGCAAAATGTCAAAATAA
- the pgsA gene encoding CDP-diacylglycerol--glycerol-3-phosphate 3-phosphatidyltransferase — MLNKKYLPNTLSIIRIFITPIIIINFYLSSYLDDIVMTYRINGILFFIASITDFLDGYIARNFDMESNSGRILDPIADKILVSSILIMLVKFNKAHEIPCILILARELTMSGIREAMADHKIQIPVSGLAKMKTFLQMIAILALLIGSKGSNIPQLDTWGNYLLWIAAILTIVTSIHYLFFVVDALNSQKSDSHGI; from the coding sequence ATGTTAAATAAAAAATATTTACCCAATACCTTAAGTATTATACGAATTTTCATTACTCCTATCATAATTATAAATTTTTATTTATCTAGTTATTTAGATGACATAGTAATGACTTACAGGATAAATGGCATTTTATTTTTTATTGCAAGTATAACAGACTTTTTAGATGGTTATATAGCAAGAAATTTCGATATGGAGTCTAATTCTGGAAGAATATTGGATCCTATTGCAGATAAAATACTTGTATCCAGCATACTAATAATGCTTGTCAAATTTAATAAAGCTCACGAAATACCTTGTATTCTAATACTTGCCAGAGAATTAACAATGTCAGGAATAAGAGAGGCAATGGCAGACCACAAAATTCAAATACCTGTCTCGGGACTTGCAAAAATGAAAACTTTTTTGCAGATGATTGCTATCTTAGCTCTGTTAATAGGATCAAAAGGATCTAATATTCCACAACTTGATACTTGGGGTAACTATTTATTATGGATCGCAGCAATATTGACGATTGTTACAAGTATTCATTACCTGTTTTTTGTTGTTGATGCATTAAATTCCCAAAAATCTGACTCACATGGTATTTAA
- a CDS encoding Npt1/Npt2 family nucleotide transporter, whose protein sequence is MSSFAKELKNAVWPIENKELPKFLPMAFMMMCILFNYAVLRSIKDSLIVVNIGAEAINFLKFYVVLPSAVLAMIVYSKLCNVTNAAGVFYAISAFFIAYLLAFALFIYPNPTVVHPDQVWIDSLAAQYDRWKWFIKIMGKWSYASFYVVAELWGSLMVSLLFWQFANSITATAEAKRFYAMFGMLGNLGLPIAGSVLKMQMADPIETTKFKVLMTAISAVAIVMSYYWLNTRVLPYQDAGGAKTKKTKMKLSLGESFKMILSSRYLALIALLIISYSISTNLVEVAWKAKARALYPTVESYQNFMGNFQIIQGYGTIIFMLIGSNILRKLSWKTAALITPLMFLVTGLGFFSFVIFDDIISAYLSAFLSGGALAFAVSLGTWQQVLGKGTKYSLFDPTKEMSYIPLDDEMKSKGKAAVDVIGGRLGKSGGAFIQSTTFILFPSLTFAEAIPYFAVIFTFIVLLWLYAVSKLNVEYNKKLASVSSN, encoded by the coding sequence ATGTCTAGTTTTGCTAAAGAGCTGAAAAATGCTGTGTGGCCTATCGAAAACAAGGAATTGCCTAAGTTTTTGCCAATGGCTTTTATGATGATGTGTATTTTATTTAACTATGCTGTTCTTCGTTCAATCAAAGACAGTTTGATAGTTGTTAATATTGGTGCTGAAGCAATAAACTTCTTAAAGTTTTATGTAGTATTGCCTTCTGCTGTTTTGGCGATGATTGTTTACAGTAAGCTCTGCAACGTAACAAATGCAGCCGGAGTGTTTTATGCAATATCGGCATTTTTTATAGCATATTTACTTGCCTTTGCACTATTTATATATCCAAATCCTACAGTCGTACATCCTGATCAAGTATGGATTGATTCTTTAGCTGCTCAATATGATAGGTGGAAGTGGTTTATCAAAATCATGGGCAAGTGGAGTTATGCTTCTTTTTACGTAGTTGCAGAACTATGGGGAAGTTTAATGGTATCTTTACTATTTTGGCAATTTGCTAATAGTATAACAGCAACAGCTGAAGCTAAAAGGTTCTATGCTATGTTTGGTATGCTTGGAAATCTTGGTTTGCCAATAGCTGGTAGCGTATTAAAAATGCAAATGGCTGACCCTATTGAAACCACTAAGTTTAAAGTCTTAATGACGGCAATCAGTGCGGTTGCAATCGTTATGTCTTATTACTGGCTTAACACAAGAGTTTTGCCTTATCAAGATGCTGGTGGCGCGAAAACTAAAAAGACAAAAATGAAACTTTCTTTAGGTGAAAGTTTCAAAATGATTCTCTCATCAAGATATTTAGCTTTAATTGCTTTATTGATTATTTCCTATAGTATTTCAACAAATTTAGTTGAGGTAGCATGGAAAGCTAAAGCAAGAGCTTTATATCCAACTGTTGAATCTTATCAAAACTTTATGGGTAATTTCCAGATTATTCAAGGTTATGGAACAATTATTTTCATGCTTATTGGCAGTAATATCTTACGTAAGCTTTCTTGGAAAACAGCAGCCCTTATTACTCCCTTAATGTTCTTGGTGACTGGTCTTGGATTCTTCAGCTTTGTGATTTTTGATGATATTATTTCTGCATATTTATCTGCATTCTTAAGTGGTGGTGCGCTAGCGTTTGCTGTATCTCTTGGAACATGGCAGCAAGTTTTAGGAAAAGGAACAAAATATTCATTATTTGATCCAACAAAAGAGATGTCATATATTCCTCTTGATGATGAGATGAAATCAAAAGGTAAGGCTGCGGTTGATGTGATCGGAGGAAGGCTTGGTAAGTCTGGTGGCGCATTTATCCAATCAACTACGTTCATACTATTCCCATCACTTACGTTTGCTGAAGCAATACCATATTTTGCTGTAATATTTACATTTATAGTACTCTTATGGTTATATGCAGTAAGTAAGTTGAATGTTGAGTACAATAAAAAGCTTGCTTCAGTTTCTAGTAACTAG
- a CDS encoding ankyrin repeat domain-containing protein has product MKDEQNSKEPGLLSIKEMNGGMGEIFDINDLTRAVKEDKIDAVKELLDLGIDIDEVDEHNFTPLQMAAKCGHYEIAGLLLDKGAGIKKRAASSHKVYGLAQSSSNPDDFNYDNLDPLQLAVKCNQIKVVELLFNSFKEGEFDDYEGDSGRVLLIKALGNVEMVNTLLDTVARLKLHLWTDCTLLEYIDNGFIEGVRCLLKHGVSPATDGESYYMHKAVGNIPIMELLLSHGGDDLLNERNDDDLDLLEHAIRENEFQTAKWLVNDKGFEIKGDSQYVHYAVQGYNINQDPIKKLQTFKLLNEWGCSFDQVNNMGFKPIHYAAMYREPSILEYFLDRDFDVNYAAAPRGDSLLHLAVQENNSEMVDYLISKGANINIKNGIGEIPIQAYKGSYPAGSYEIKKKLIIAGSSVPDLNNLFQKDWNGIIASCSLPEKLIVFINLYYVIYNLDNFNAKTLKQIHEQIEQTRDKIIENLNKKAWDRREQIKLCEETLDLLPKAKLFRWMEADIEKFVNRLQDRKEVLKTNDRDILEIFSKSLNQKLINGGEVKHIENMREFLSKEDKEIKKAYEACMFNKSAFKDVAKKGGELIKLGLIRESIEKIKEINKRLKSTDISNAIEALKIQNTAEKIAIYQEESKFNPNAVNELFEISTIKDGQEEIV; this is encoded by the coding sequence ATGAAAGACGAGCAAAATTCAAAAGAACCAGGTTTGCTAAGTATTAAGGAGATGAATGGAGGTATGGGGGAAATTTTTGATATTAATGATCTAACAAGGGCTGTGAAGGAGGATAAGATAGATGCGGTAAAAGAGTTATTAGATTTGGGTATTGATATTGATGAAGTGGATGAGCATAATTTTACTCCTTTACAAATGGCAGCTAAATGCGGTCATTATGAAATTGCCGGATTATTATTAGATAAAGGGGCTGGTATTAAGAAAAGAGCAGCGAGTAGCCATAAAGTTTATGGGCTTGCGCAATCAAGTTCTAACCCAGATGACTTTAATTATGATAACCTTGACCCTTTACAATTAGCTGTAAAATGTAACCAAATTAAGGTAGTTGAGTTATTGTTTAATAGTTTTAAAGAAGGTGAGTTTGATGATTATGAGGGAGATTCGGGGAGAGTTTTGTTGATTAAAGCATTGGGCAATGTAGAAATGGTAAATACGTTACTTGATACTGTTGCTCGTTTAAAATTACATTTATGGACTGATTGTACTTTATTAGAATATATAGATAATGGTTTTATAGAAGGAGTAAGGTGCTTATTGAAGCATGGAGTCAGTCCGGCTACCGACGGGGAGAGTTATTATATGCATAAGGCTGTGGGAAATATTCCAATAATGGAACTTTTGCTAAGTCATGGAGGGGATGATTTACTTAACGAGAGAAATGATGATGATTTAGATCTTTTGGAGCATGCTATAAGAGAGAATGAATTCCAAACTGCTAAGTGGTTAGTAAATGATAAAGGTTTTGAGATAAAAGGAGATTCTCAATATGTGCATTATGCCGTGCAAGGATATAATATTAATCAAGATCCTATAAAAAAGCTCCAGACTTTCAAGCTTCTTAATGAATGGGGATGTAGTTTTGATCAAGTAAATAATATGGGGTTCAAGCCCATACATTATGCTGCAATGTATAGGGAACCTTCAATATTAGAATATTTTTTAGATCGGGATTTTGATGTTAACTATGCAGCTGCGCCTCGGGGCGATTCCTTATTGCACTTAGCCGTACAAGAGAATAATTCAGAGATGGTTGATTACTTAATAAGTAAAGGCGCAAATATCAACATTAAAAATGGTATAGGTGAGATTCCTATTCAGGCATATAAAGGTTCTTATCCAGCTGGTTCGTATGAGATAAAGAAAAAGTTAATTATTGCCGGCTCAAGCGTGCCCGATCTCAATAATTTATTCCAGAAAGATTGGAATGGTATTATAGCAAGCTGTAGTTTACCAGAAAAGCTTATAGTATTTATAAATTTATACTATGTCATCTATAATCTTGATAACTTTAATGCCAAGACTTTAAAGCAAATACATGAACAAATAGAGCAGACGCGCGATAAAATTATTGAAAATCTAAACAAAAAAGCTTGGGACAGAAGGGAACAAATCAAGTTGTGTGAAGAGACTTTGGATCTATTGCCTAAGGCTAAATTATTTAGGTGGATGGAAGCGGATATAGAAAAATTTGTTAATCGGCTTCAAGATAGGAAAGAGGTTCTGAAAACTAATGATCGAGATATATTAGAAATTTTCTCTAAATCTTTGAATCAAAAACTCATCAATGGCGGGGAGGTTAAGCATATAGAGAATATGAGGGAGTTTTTATCTAAGGAAGATAAAGAAATCAAAAAGGCCTATGAAGCATGTATGTTTAATAAGAGTGCATTTAAAGATGTTGCAAAGAAAGGGGGGGAGCTAATTAAATTAGGTCTAATTAGAGAGTCTATTGAAAAAATTAAAGAAATAAATAAAAGACTAAAATCAACGGATATTAGTAATGCTATTGAAGCACTCAAAATACAAAATACTGCTGAAAAAATAGCTATTTATCAAGAAGAATCAAAGTTCAACCCCAATGCAGTTAATGAACTTTTTGAAATTAGCACCATAAAAGATGGTCAAGAGGAAATTGTGTAG
- a CDS encoding ankyrin repeat domain-containing protein, whose translation MQEDKNLKTSDLPSPKELNEFMGGGDFDINDLVRAVKEGKIDVVKELLDLGIDVNGLDDKFFTPLQMAAKCGHYEIVELLLKKGADVDKCEVKSWEFWQSIPNRDESNRHEFTPLHWAVKHNHNHIVKLLLDSDADFYSYHGKNLICFAAQNSNKEAVKMLLDLASNSPKVDDINEYFDALYHAIYDGNTEMVELILGYGITLNDHQLQWDYTYDHMMEYIIHDIPMIDLLLRHEEISLDSEFSMQDTLAKSLGFEEHPDLNLLQIAVKRWQLETVKFLIHEKGMVYDSLNLVYHALVGKDREYDESKTLDMLKFLDEIGCDFREISEGGFMPIHSAAMCCPPAIFEYILNKGFDVNDITAPHGDSLLHLAARHGNLEIVDYLINKGVNLNVRNIEDEYPVDCVLKHFDEALEYWEGMFHGYFSEFVEQDTFQLAAKLIIAGADLTGVINKFVESRDYLLKKCSLPQKIVVLGNLLFATNDKDLYSEFTQNIELLKQKILLAGEPKMVIEMKDLFPKIKTTHTTEKDVECLCSVVSETILQNLDLFRGVMVGKMSRDILNDLRDGYITDDQLGDAMESIFPKIPERIKVLILNDSLRQDFRKDVMTLDTKAKGLKRAKNDVEPSKKAKIEDSSVDIKCLSGIVVNGSNSIIETNLEADIWEKDFVRECLGQEEGSLS comes from the coding sequence ATGCAAGAAGATAAAAATTTAAAAACGTCAGATTTACCAAGTCCCAAGGAGCTGAACGAATTTATGGGGGGAGGGGATTTTGATATTAATGACCTAGTAAGAGCAGTGAAGGAAGGAAAAATAGATGTGGTAAAAGAATTGTTAGATTTGGGTATTGATGTCAATGGATTAGATGATAAGTTTTTTACTCCTTTACAAATGGCGGCCAAATGCGGTCATTATGAAATAGTGGAGTTGCTATTGAAAAAAGGCGCTGATGTTGATAAGTGTGAGGTGAAAAGTTGGGAGTTTTGGCAATCAATTCCTAATAGAGACGAGTCTAATCGTCATGAATTTACTCCTTTGCATTGGGCCGTAAAGCATAATCATAATCATATAGTCAAGTTACTTTTAGATTCTGATGCTGATTTTTATAGCTATCATGGTAAGAATCTTATATGTTTTGCAGCACAAAATAGTAATAAAGAAGCAGTAAAAATGTTATTGGATCTTGCTTCTAATTCTCCTAAGGTTGATGACATAAATGAATATTTTGATGCCTTATATCATGCTATATATGATGGTAATACGGAAATGGTAGAACTGATATTGGGATATGGAATTACTTTGAATGATCATCAACTTCAGTGGGATTATACTTATGATCATATGATGGAGTATATTATTCATGATATTCCTATGATTGATCTTTTATTGAGACATGAAGAGATTTCGCTTGATAGTGAATTTTCAATGCAAGATACTCTGGCTAAAAGTCTTGGGTTTGAAGAGCATCCTGATTTAAATCTTTTGCAGATTGCTGTAAAAAGATGGCAATTAGAGACTGTTAAGTTTTTAATTCATGAAAAGGGGATGGTCTATGATAGTTTAAATCTAGTTTACCATGCTTTAGTGGGCAAAGATAGGGAATATGATGAATCTAAAACACTTGACATGTTAAAATTCCTTGATGAGATAGGTTGTGATTTTCGTGAGATAAGTGAAGGAGGTTTTATGCCCATACACTCTGCTGCAATGTGCTGCCCCCCTGCAATATTTGAATATATTTTAAATAAAGGTTTTGATGTTAACGATATCACTGCTCCACATGGAGATTCTCTATTACACTTAGCTGCACGACATGGCAATTTAGAGATAGTGGATTATTTAATAAATAAAGGTGTGAATCTAAATGTTAGAAATATTGAAGATGAATATCCCGTTGATTGCGTTTTGAAACATTTTGATGAGGCATTGGAATATTGGGAGGGTATGTTTCATGGATATTTTTCTGAATTTGTAGAGCAAGATACATTTCAATTGGCGGCAAAATTAATTATTGCAGGGGCGGATTTGACTGGCGTCATAAATAAGTTCGTGGAAAGTAGAGATTATCTTTTAAAAAAGTGTAGTTTGCCGCAAAAAATAGTTGTACTTGGGAATTTGCTTTTTGCAACTAATGATAAAGATTTATATTCTGAATTTACTCAAAATATTGAATTGCTTAAACAAAAAATTCTTCTTGCAGGAGAGCCAAAAATGGTTATAGAAATGAAAGATCTATTTCCTAAGATTAAAACCACTCATACTACTGAGAAAGATGTAGAATGTTTGTGTAGCGTAGTTAGTGAAACAATTCTTCAGAATTTAGATCTATTCAGGGGAGTTATGGTTGGTAAAATGAGTCGAGATATATTGAACGATTTACGTGATGGTTATATAACAGATGATCAGCTTGGTGATGCTATGGAAAGCATTTTTCCTAAGATACCGGAGCGTATAAAGGTATTAATATTAAACGATAGTCTGCGACAAGATTTCAGAAAAGATGTAATGACACTTGATACTAAAGCTAAGGGGCTAAAAAGAGCTAAAAATGATGTAGAGCCTTCTAAGAAAGCTAAAATAGAAGATAGTAGCGTTGATATTAAATGTTTATCGGGTATAGTGGTTAATGGGTCTAATTCTATAATTGAAACCAATCTGGAAGCTGATATCTGGGAAAAAGATTTTGTCAGAGAGTGCTTGGGTCAAGAAGAAGGATCTCTGTCTTAA
- a CDS encoding 50S ribosomal protein L25/general stress protein Ctc: MIEMQASIRSDLGSSASRRILKAGQVPAVIYGHDKENIHLSLSAKEVTKLYHSGCLTSTLINLSFEDGKKTVSHKALIKQIQCDPVKDNVRHVEMMFVAKGKQEVDVPITFENKEKCPGVKRGGYFNIIHRKAKVKCPIDGIPLKLTVDASNARIGQKVLAKHIILPEGIALAMKEDTIIASVTGRGKSSDAEDANRPEAAGK; this comes from the coding sequence ATGATAGAAATGCAAGCAAGCATCAGAAGCGACTTAGGAAGCAGCGCTTCGAGAAGAATACTTAAAGCAGGTCAAGTTCCTGCAGTAATTTATGGCCATGATAAAGAAAATATACATCTAAGCTTAAGCGCAAAAGAAGTAACAAAACTTTATCACAGCGGGTGTTTAACATCTACTTTGATTAACCTTTCATTTGAAGATGGTAAAAAAACTGTTTCACATAAAGCATTAATTAAGCAAATTCAGTGCGATCCCGTTAAAGATAACGTAAGACATGTTGAAATGATGTTTGTCGCTAAAGGAAAGCAGGAAGTTGATGTGCCGATTACTTTTGAAAATAAAGAAAAATGTCCAGGCGTCAAAAGAGGAGGATACTTTAATATCATTCACAGAAAAGCTAAAGTTAAATGCCCTATTGATGGTATACCGTTGAAGCTAACAGTTGACGCATCAAATGCTCGAATTGGACAAAAGGTTTTAGCAAAACATATCATCTTGCCAGAAGGAATAGCCCTTGCCATGAAAGAAGATACAATTATTGCATCAGTAACAGGTAGAGGAAAATCTTCCGATGCAGAAGACGCAAACAGACCAGAAGCTGCTGGAAAATAA
- the ffh gene encoding signal recognition particle protein: MFESLASSFNKILNKIAGIKKISSQDLDITLGEIKAILIDADVAVSVVDDFIVKVRSKALGQEVLKSLTPGQMIVKIINDELIKLLSSDEGEGDEGGIKLKSNKLNTVLMLGLQGSGKTTTSAKLASWFKKQLKKVLLISTDVYRPAAREQLATLGQSLGVDFFSSNSNDPIEIAKSGLKYAQDKGYDVAIFDTAGRLQIDERMIQEARSIKEICQPQETLLVVDSLSGQSAAAVAKKFHEELNISGSLLTRIDADNKGGAALSIKAITGQPIKFLGTGEKTDALEPFEPKKIAERILGMGDLQALVKEAEKVIDKEKAEEAAKKIQSGKFDLDDYLDQIKNLSKMGGLSKIMKFMPAGISGMQNRMKSLGFDDDSLKKQEAIICSMTKKERRDPERITMSRKKRIAQGAGVKVSDVDNLLKHFAKIQDTVKKASKINFSEAASKMGLNKFF; this comes from the coding sequence ATGTTTGAGTCATTAGCAAGTAGCTTTAATAAAATCCTTAATAAAATTGCAGGAATTAAAAAAATCTCAAGCCAAGATTTAGACATCACCTTAGGAGAAATTAAGGCTATTTTAATAGACGCAGACGTAGCCGTATCCGTCGTTGACGATTTTATTGTAAAAGTTAGATCAAAAGCATTAGGACAGGAAGTATTAAAATCACTTACTCCTGGACAAATGATTGTCAAGATTATTAATGATGAACTTATTAAGTTATTAAGTAGCGATGAAGGAGAAGGTGATGAAGGAGGAATAAAGCTAAAATCTAACAAACTAAATACCGTGCTTATGTTGGGCTTGCAAGGAAGTGGTAAGACAACTACCAGCGCTAAGCTTGCATCATGGTTTAAAAAACAACTTAAAAAAGTTTTATTGATCTCTACAGACGTTTACAGACCAGCGGCAAGAGAGCAACTAGCTACTCTAGGACAAAGTTTAGGTGTAGATTTCTTCTCTTCAAACAGTAACGATCCGATTGAAATTGCAAAATCTGGTCTTAAATATGCTCAAGATAAAGGGTATGATGTAGCAATTTTTGATACTGCAGGACGATTGCAAATCGATGAAAGAATGATCCAAGAAGCAAGAAGCATTAAGGAAATCTGCCAACCTCAAGAAACATTACTCGTTGTAGATAGCTTATCAGGACAAAGTGCTGCAGCGGTTGCTAAAAAATTTCATGAAGAACTCAATATCTCCGGATCTCTCCTCACAAGAATTGACGCAGACAATAAAGGAGGAGCTGCACTTAGCATCAAAGCAATCACGGGACAGCCTATAAAATTTTTAGGCACAGGTGAAAAAACAGATGCTTTAGAGCCATTTGAGCCTAAAAAAATTGCAGAACGCATACTAGGAATGGGCGATTTGCAAGCTTTAGTAAAAGAGGCGGAAAAAGTCATTGATAAAGAAAAGGCAGAAGAAGCTGCTAAAAAAATTCAAAGCGGCAAATTTGACCTTGATGACTACCTAGACCAAATCAAAAATTTGAGCAAGATGGGAGGATTAAGCAAAATTATGAAATTTATGCCTGCAGGAATATCAGGAATGCAAAACCGTATGAAATCCTTAGGCTTTGATGATGATTCTTTAAAAAAACAAGAAGCCATTATTTGTTCCATGACTAAAAAAGAAAGAAGAGATCCTGAACGAATTACTATGTCACGCAAAAAACGTATTGCTCAAGGTGCGGGAGTTAAAGTATCAGACGTAGATAACTTACTAAAACATTTCGCAAAAATACAAGATACAGTAAAAAAAGCCAGCAAAATCAATTTTTCTGAAGCCGCAAGTAAAATGGGTCTGAATAAGTTCTTTTAA